The Pocillopora verrucosa isolate sample1 chromosome 2, ASM3666991v2, whole genome shotgun sequence genome has a segment encoding these proteins:
- the LOC131797326 gene encoding apoptosis-inducing factor 3-like isoform X1, whose protein sequence is MFCKAVKVVFRPDVFGPLLRQFVRKYNFHTKLPYRNLPVMGVTVSSNRERKVFLSRKSVPQPSFASFSTTGTLTTDTGEGTSVESSTMIEVNVGQYDDCLQDGTMRTIDIGEGKALLVRENGEYSAVGHKCTHYGAPLSTGHLSTGRVRCPWHGACFNVKTGDIEDFPGLDSLPKFEVVIKNGNVIVRAHPEQFTSHKRVKTMVKEDTSCDKRVFVIIGGGGAAMKAAETLREEGFRGRVIMITKEAHLPYDRPILSKKLAATADSLKLRSMEFLKDHDIELMTKTEATALDNNQKTVTLSNGTVLNYDSVLIATGGKPRSLSIPGSDLENIFLLRSPEDANQIASFVPGKNVVIIGTSFIGMELASNFADKAASVTCVGRSSIPFANVLGEKIGAMLKKTHESKGVKFITDAAASSFKGDSGKLTAVCFNNGTEVPADVCIQGVGVSPSTDFLKNSSVPQTSRGDVIVDKYMRACEGVFAAGDIAHFPLKMLDWERVTIGHWQISHKHGLTAARNMLGGNEEIDTIPFFWTSQYGKSIRYCGHAHSFDDVLIDGSVDEQKFTAYFAKGDKILAVATMGPGNAAAKAADEMFEGKMRSASEIRAGL, encoded by the exons ATGTTCTGTAAGGCGGTTAAAGTTGTATTCCGACCCGATGTTTTTGGACCCTTGTTGCGTCAATTCGTACGTAAATACAACTTTCACACAAAATTACCATACCGCAATTTACCTGTCATGGGAGTCACGGTATCTTCTAACAGAGAGAGGAAGGTTTTTTTAAGTAGAAAAAGTGTCCCTCAGCCATCATTTGCCAGTTTTTCCACAACAGGGACACTGACCACAGATACAGGGGAAG GAACATCTGTAGAAAGCTCCACCATGATTGAAGTCAATGTTGGCCAATATGATGACTGTCTGCAAGATGGAAC TATGAGAACAATTGACATTGGAGAAGGTAAAGCACTGCTGGTACGTGAGAATGGGGAGTATTCTGCAGTTGGCCACAAGTGTACTCACTATGGGGCTCCTTTGTCCACTGGTCATCTCTCTACTGGACGGGTACGCTGTCCCTGGCATGGAGCCTGCTTTAATGTCAAGACTGGTGATATTGAAGACTTTCCTGGGCTGGACAGTTTACCCAAATTTGAG gtggTCATCAAGAATGGTAATGTTATTGTTAGGGCACATCCAGAG CAATTTACATCTCATAAAAGAGTCAAGACAATGGTTAAAGAAGACACAAGTTGTGACAAACGAGTATTTGTTATCATTGGGGGAG GTGGAGCAGCCATGAAAGCTGCCGAGACATTGAGAGAAGAGGGATTCAGAG GGCGTGTTATCATGATTACAAAAGAGGCTCACTTGCCCTATGATAGACCAATTTTAAGTAAG aAATTAGCTGCCACGGCTGATTCTTTAAAGTTACGTTCAATGGAATTTCTCAAGGATCATGACATTGAGCTCATGACAAAAACTGAG GCCACTGCATTGGACAATAACCAAAAAACTGTCACTTTGAGTAATGGCACAGTTCTTAACTATGATAGTGTATTGATTGCTACTGGAGGAAA ACCGAGAAGTTTAAGTATACCTGGAAGTGATCTGGAGAACATCTTCTTACTGAGGAGTCCTGAGGATGCTAACCAGATTG CCTCCTTCGTCCCTGGAAAGAACGTGGTCATCATTGGGACTTCGTTTATAG GTATGGAACTGGCGTCGAACTTTGCAGACAAAGCTGCGTCTGTGACATGTGTTGGAAGAAGCAGTATTCCTTTTGCGAACGTGCTGGGCGAGAAGATTGGCGCCATGCTGAAAAAG ACTCATGAAAGCAAAGGAGTAAAATTCATCACCGATGCTGCTGCGAGTAGTTTCAAAGGCGACAGCGGAAAA TTAACAGCTGTGTGTTTTAACAATGGAACAGAAGTTCCTGCTGATGTCTGTATCCAGGGAGTAG GTGTATCACCATCCACAGACTTCTTAAAAAACAGTAGCGTGCCTCAGACCAGCCGCGGAGATGTAATTGTTGATAAG TACATGAGGGCTTGTGAAGGAGTTTTTGCCGCTGGAGATATCGCTCACTTCCCTCTGAAGATGTTAGATTGGGAAAGGGTGACTATCGGTCATTGGCAGATTTCGCACAAGCATG GACTGACTGCTGCGCGTAATATGCTTGGAGGAAACGAAGAGATCGACACAATACCATTCTTCTGGACTTCTCAGTATGGTAAAAGCATCAGATACTGTG GTCACGCCCATTCATTTGATGACGTGCTTATTGACGGTAGCGTTGATGAACAAAAATTCACCGCCTACTTTGCCAA AGGGGATAAAATTCTTGCTGTAGCAACCATGGGACCTGGGAATGCCGCCGCCAAGGCAGCCGACGAAATGTTTGAGGGGAAAATGCGTTCTGCATCAGAGATCAG GGCTGGTCTTTAA
- the LOC131797326 gene encoding apoptosis-inducing factor 3-like isoform X2: MIEVNVGQYDDCLQDGTMRTIDIGEGKALLVRENGEYSAVGHKCTHYGAPLSTGHLSTGRVRCPWHGACFNVKTGDIEDFPGLDSLPKFEVVIKNGNVIVRAHPEQFTSHKRVKTMVKEDTSCDKRVFVIIGGGGAAMKAAETLREEGFRGRVIMITKEAHLPYDRPILSKKLAATADSLKLRSMEFLKDHDIELMTKTEATALDNNQKTVTLSNGTVLNYDSVLIATGGKPRSLSIPGSDLENIFLLRSPEDANQIASFVPGKNVVIIGTSFIGMELASNFADKAASVTCVGRSSIPFANVLGEKIGAMLKKTHESKGVKFITDAAASSFKGDSGKLTAVCFNNGTEVPADVCIQGVGVSPSTDFLKNSSVPQTSRGDVIVDKYMRACEGVFAAGDIAHFPLKMLDWERVTIGHWQISHKHGLTAARNMLGGNEEIDTIPFFWTSQYGKSIRYCGHAHSFDDVLIDGSVDEQKFTAYFAKGDKILAVATMGPGNAAAKAADEMFEGKMRSASEIRAGL; encoded by the exons ATGATTGAAGTCAATGTTGGCCAATATGATGACTGTCTGCAAGATGGAAC TATGAGAACAATTGACATTGGAGAAGGTAAAGCACTGCTGGTACGTGAGAATGGGGAGTATTCTGCAGTTGGCCACAAGTGTACTCACTATGGGGCTCCTTTGTCCACTGGTCATCTCTCTACTGGACGGGTACGCTGTCCCTGGCATGGAGCCTGCTTTAATGTCAAGACTGGTGATATTGAAGACTTTCCTGGGCTGGACAGTTTACCCAAATTTGAG gtggTCATCAAGAATGGTAATGTTATTGTTAGGGCACATCCAGAG CAATTTACATCTCATAAAAGAGTCAAGACAATGGTTAAAGAAGACACAAGTTGTGACAAACGAGTATTTGTTATCATTGGGGGAG GTGGAGCAGCCATGAAAGCTGCCGAGACATTGAGAGAAGAGGGATTCAGAG GGCGTGTTATCATGATTACAAAAGAGGCTCACTTGCCCTATGATAGACCAATTTTAAGTAAG aAATTAGCTGCCACGGCTGATTCTTTAAAGTTACGTTCAATGGAATTTCTCAAGGATCATGACATTGAGCTCATGACAAAAACTGAG GCCACTGCATTGGACAATAACCAAAAAACTGTCACTTTGAGTAATGGCACAGTTCTTAACTATGATAGTGTATTGATTGCTACTGGAGGAAA ACCGAGAAGTTTAAGTATACCTGGAAGTGATCTGGAGAACATCTTCTTACTGAGGAGTCCTGAGGATGCTAACCAGATTG CCTCCTTCGTCCCTGGAAAGAACGTGGTCATCATTGGGACTTCGTTTATAG GTATGGAACTGGCGTCGAACTTTGCAGACAAAGCTGCGTCTGTGACATGTGTTGGAAGAAGCAGTATTCCTTTTGCGAACGTGCTGGGCGAGAAGATTGGCGCCATGCTGAAAAAG ACTCATGAAAGCAAAGGAGTAAAATTCATCACCGATGCTGCTGCGAGTAGTTTCAAAGGCGACAGCGGAAAA TTAACAGCTGTGTGTTTTAACAATGGAACAGAAGTTCCTGCTGATGTCTGTATCCAGGGAGTAG GTGTATCACCATCCACAGACTTCTTAAAAAACAGTAGCGTGCCTCAGACCAGCCGCGGAGATGTAATTGTTGATAAG TACATGAGGGCTTGTGAAGGAGTTTTTGCCGCTGGAGATATCGCTCACTTCCCTCTGAAGATGTTAGATTGGGAAAGGGTGACTATCGGTCATTGGCAGATTTCGCACAAGCATG GACTGACTGCTGCGCGTAATATGCTTGGAGGAAACGAAGAGATCGACACAATACCATTCTTCTGGACTTCTCAGTATGGTAAAAGCATCAGATACTGTG GTCACGCCCATTCATTTGATGACGTGCTTATTGACGGTAGCGTTGATGAACAAAAATTCACCGCCTACTTTGCCAA AGGGGATAAAATTCTTGCTGTAGCAACCATGGGACCTGGGAATGCCGCCGCCAAGGCAGCCGACGAAATGTTTGAGGGGAAAATGCGTTCTGCATCAGAGATCAG GGCTGGTCTTTAA
- the LOC131782524 gene encoding GPI transamidase component PIG-S produces MANAESDRRAISEKRTQAFVSLSVGVIFICIGLPLWWNTTKVYRAALPYDEIEQLNQIKVRYVVSLKVVVFGPQDPVALKEEIEKKLNEEKGDTLMSAEYRLTVVRKEITDSSMSTELKTKPMQDLDDYFLRQNSLENARSQHYSFFVLPREPPESNTISGYIGKHFHCILFNDKDPAKLASVITEIVGSVFVNKEEVNRPFSLASKRQFAKDSVESMRAQKSTTGFQVSFTLLNSDPDSVLTEWDIESAVQKYLDPFLLNFPHLDITVDSQVLHYSSLRINPKKDGEVYYLYYDDLPHMINPIEGKLGSHISLYPSLNFVVYVPSKKHSPIYMKNKDGELSSSNAFMSPQWGGIMIYNLPRTTSTNNTKPQQMTVEMKPVMKVFLSQLKLLLGMMPVNPPNGIEMRVADDAGVAKWEQESLMRLKTMEYLATSTITLTSLAQLLGKISNMVINDHIQQQIEQALGSIHQSTTALQEGNVTAAVFAAKSAIRSSEEAFFEPSILELLYFPDDQKYAIYIPLFLPISLPIFLSLRQAVKWYRGQDNENNEDKKDEDKDKQD; encoded by the exons ATGGCGAATGCGGAGAGTGATAGGAGGG CTATCTCTGAGAAGAGGACACAAGCGTTTGTCTCACTGAGTGTGGGAGTTATTTTCATCTGTATTGGACTTCCACTCTGGTGGAATACTACAAAAGTTTACAGAGCAGCGCTTCCATATGATGAAATTGAACAGCTTAATCAAATTAAG GTTAGGTATGTAGTAAGCCTCAAAGTAGTTGTGTTTGGTCCACAAGACCCCGTTGCTTTGAAAGAAGAGATCGAGAAGAAGCTCAATGAAGAAAAAG GTGATACTTTGATGTCAGCTGAGTACAGGCTGACAGTTGTAAGGAAAGAAATTACTGATTCTTCAATGTCAAcagaattaaaaaccaaaccCATGCAAG ATTTGGATGACTATTTTCTACGACAAAACAGCTTGGAAAATGCACGAAGCCAACATTATTCCTTTTTTGTTCTACCTCGTGAACCTCCAGAGTCAAACACTATCAGTGGATATATTGGCAAACATTTTCACTGCATTTTATTCAATGATAAAG ATCCAGCTAAGCTTGCTTCAGTTATTACTGAGATTGTTGGAAGTGTTTTTGTTAACAAAGAAGAAGTAAACAGGCCATTTAGCTTGGCTTCAAAAAGGCAATTTGCAAAG gacTCTGTGGAAAGTATGCGAGCACAGAAGTCAACAACAG GTTTTCAGGTTTCCTTCACACTTTTGAACTCTGATCCAGACTCAGTCCTGACTGAATGGGATATAGAGTCTGCTGTTCAAA AGTATTTGGATCCCTTCCTGTTGAATTTTCCACATTTGGATATAACTGTAGATTCTCAG GTTTTGCATTATAGTAGCCTTCGAATTAATCCCAAAAAGGATGGTGAAGTTTACTATCTTTACTATGATGACTTACCTCATATGATAAATCCCATAGAAGGCAAACTTG GTTCACATATTTCTTTATATCCCAGTTTAAACTTTGTGGTGTATGTCCCATCTAAGAAGCATTCAccaatttacatgaaaaataagGATG GCGAGCTGAGCAGTAGCAATGCATTCATGAGTCCACAGTGGGGTGGCATCATGATTTACAATCTGCCACGGACTACGTCGACGAATAACACCAAACCACAACAGATGACTGTGGAGATGAAGCCAGTCATGAAAGTCTTCCTATCACAACTTAAATTGTTACTGGGAATGATGCCTGTG AATCCTCCAAATGGTATCGAAATGAGAGTCGCTGATGATGCTGGGGTCGCAAAATGG GAACAAGAGTCGCTGATGAGGCTGAAGACAATGGAATATTTAGCAACTTCTACGATCACGTTGACGTCACTCGCACAGCTCCTCGGGAAAATCAGCAACATGGTGATCAATGATCACATTCAGCAACAAATCGAGCAGGCCCTGGGTTCCATTCATCAG TCTACAACAGCTCTTCAAGAGGGAAACGTGACTGCAGCAGTCTTTGCAGCCAAAAGTGCTATTAGATCTTCAG AGGAAGCATTTTTTGAACCATCAATACTGGAGCTGTTGTACTTTCCAGACGATCAGAA GTACGCCATATATATTCCGCTGTTTCTACCCATCAGTCTACCTATTTTCCTGTCGTTGAGGCAGGCAGTGAAATGGTACAGAGGACAagacaatgaaaacaatgaagACAAGAAAGACGAAGACAAGGATAAGCAAGATTGA